One Rubripirellula reticaptiva genomic region harbors:
- a CDS encoding ribose-phosphate diphosphokinase has translation MRELKIFSGRANVELATKICRHLHLEPSAITLGKFPDGENYCKLDEDVRGRDVFLIQPTSPSVNDNLFELLIMIDCCKRASAERITAVVPYFGYARQDRKDEGRVPITAKLAANIITRAGADRVLTMDLHAAQIQGFFDVPVDHLYAAPVLNEYFSERGFVDDKIVVVSPDEGSIKRALGHNKRLGGSLAIVDKQRSNALETKQNTIIGGPIEGKIALLFDDMISTAGSICGAARLVHAAGAKEIHIAATHGVLCGPAIEKLREAPIDSIVVTDTIPIAAEKRLPNLVQLSVAPLLAEAIKRIHHDQSISELFRER, from the coding sequence ATGCGTGAACTGAAAATCTTCAGTGGTCGAGCGAACGTTGAATTGGCGACAAAAATTTGTCGTCACTTGCACTTGGAACCTTCAGCGATCACGTTGGGAAAGTTTCCCGACGGCGAAAACTATTGCAAGCTGGACGAAGACGTTCGTGGCCGTGATGTGTTTTTGATCCAGCCGACGTCGCCTTCGGTCAATGACAACTTATTCGAGTTGTTGATCATGATCGATTGCTGCAAACGAGCCAGCGCCGAACGCATCACCGCGGTCGTGCCGTACTTTGGGTACGCGCGCCAGGATCGTAAAGACGAAGGCCGGGTGCCGATCACAGCCAAGCTTGCGGCCAACATCATCACACGTGCTGGCGCTGACCGCGTCCTGACGATGGACTTGCACGCGGCACAGATCCAAGGCTTCTTTGACGTCCCGGTCGATCACTTGTATGCCGCGCCGGTATTAAACGAGTATTTCAGCGAGCGTGGTTTTGTTGACGACAAAATTGTCGTCGTCAGCCCCGACGAAGGCAGTATCAAGCGTGCGCTCGGTCACAACAAGCGACTTGGTGGGTCGTTGGCGATCGTCGACAAGCAGCGTTCAAACGCCTTGGAAACGAAACAGAACACAATCATCGGCGGTCCGATCGAAGGCAAGATTGCGTTGTTGTTTGATGACATGATCAGCACGGCTGGTTCGATCTGTGGTGCGGCCCGTTTGGTGCATGCCGCCGGTGCCAAAGAGATTCATATCGCGGCCACGCACGGTGTGTTGTGCGGACCGGCGATTGAAAAATTGCGTGAAGCGCCGATTGATTCCATCGTTGTCACGGACACGATTCCGATCGCAGCCGAAAAGCGATTGCCCAACCTGGTCCAGCTCAGTGTCGCTCCGTTGTTGGCCGAAGCGATCAAGCGAATTCACCATGACCAATCGATCAGTGAACTGTTCCGCGAACGGTAG
- a CDS encoding lysophospholipid acyltransferase family protein gives MKTTIDFAAYALVRLIVAVIQTLPVDMGDAMCRFLAWLVGEKLRIRRRETDENLALIFPDADEQQRRNLRFAMWHHLLLMVCEIAWAQRRLHLTNWTKHVQFRKNREMLSHMLSKRPTVIVTGHFGNFEVGGYMTGLMGIQTLTIARQLDNRFIHAWVDRFRSAKGQEMVDKEGCATEVDRHLNNGGILSLLADQHAGPKGCWVHFMGAPASCHKALSLFSLSSNAPMIVGATRRIGGQPMQFEISSHAIADPLIDHEVCESVTSLTNWYNAHLESAVNESIEQYWWLHRRWRNPPERVARRMAA, from the coding sequence ATGAAAACCACCATCGACTTTGCCGCCTACGCCCTCGTTCGACTGATCGTCGCCGTGATCCAGACATTACCCGTCGACATGGGCGATGCGATGTGCCGATTCTTGGCCTGGTTGGTGGGCGAAAAGCTGCGGATCCGTCGCCGCGAAACAGACGAGAATTTGGCATTGATCTTCCCCGATGCCGACGAACAACAGCGGCGAAATTTGCGGTTTGCAATGTGGCATCATCTGTTGCTGATGGTTTGCGAGATCGCCTGGGCCCAGCGGCGACTGCATCTGACGAACTGGACCAAGCACGTCCAATTTCGCAAGAACCGTGAAATGCTCTCGCACATGCTGTCGAAGCGTCCTACGGTGATTGTGACCGGACACTTCGGAAACTTCGAAGTCGGTGGCTACATGACCGGTTTGATGGGCATTCAAACCCTGACCATTGCACGCCAACTGGACAACCGATTCATCCACGCCTGGGTCGATCGATTCCGCAGCGCCAAGGGCCAAGAAATGGTCGACAAGGAAGGCTGTGCCACCGAAGTCGACCGCCACCTCAACAACGGCGGCATCCTTTCGTTGCTCGCCGACCAACACGCCGGGCCTAAGGGATGCTGGGTCCATTTCATGGGCGCCCCCGCATCGTGTCACAAAGCACTGTCGCTGTTCTCGCTTAGCAGTAACGCGCCGATGATTGTCGGAGCAACTCGGCGGATCGGAGGCCAGCCGATGCAATTTGAAATCAGTTCGCACGCGATCGCCGATCCCTTGATCGATCACGAAGTCTGCGAATCAGTCACATCGCTGACCAATTGGTACAACGCTCACTTAGAATCTGCCGTGAACGAATCTATCGAACAGTACTGGTGGTTGCACCGGAGATGGCGTAATCCGCCCGAACGGGTAGCCCGCCGCATGGCGGCCTAA
- a CDS encoding nucleotide exchange factor GrpE encodes MTNENKDDEFESTDAAFEDTAGDDQKPASVQFTESRDEEMERLRQTAESADKRVLMAQAEAENFRKRMRRDFEDQLKFAAVPLVNDILQVRDNLYRAMESAGDDPAVAGLKDGVAIVAKQLDDTMAKYSIREIPALGELFDPNFHEAISQMPSPDHAEGMIAHVAATGFQMHDRVIRPSQVIVSTGPAS; translated from the coding sequence ATGACAAACGAAAACAAAGACGACGAATTCGAATCGACTGACGCAGCGTTTGAAGACACTGCTGGCGACGATCAGAAACCGGCTTCGGTCCAGTTCACTGAATCACGCGACGAGGAAATGGAGCGTCTGCGTCAGACGGCTGAATCGGCCGACAAACGCGTGCTGATGGCGCAAGCCGAAGCCGAGAACTTTCGCAAACGCATGCGACGCGACTTTGAAGACCAGTTGAAGTTCGCCGCCGTGCCGTTGGTCAACGACATTTTGCAAGTTCGCGATAACTTGTACCGAGCGATGGAATCGGCTGGTGATGATCCGGCCGTGGCGGGACTGAAAGACGGTGTCGCAATCGTGGCAAAGCAGTTGGATGACACGATGGCCAAGTACTCGATTCGCGAGATCCCGGCTCTCGGGGAACTGTTCGATCCAAACTTTCACGAAGCGATCTCGCAGATGCCATCGCCGGATCATGCCGAGGGAATGATCGCCCACGTCGCGGCGACCGGCTTCCAAATGCACGACCGTGTCATTCGGCCTAGCCAAGTGATCGTTAGCACGGGGCCAGCTAGTTAG
- the dnaJ gene encoding molecular chaperone DnaJ, which yields MAEKTCYYEILRVERTAQKTEIDRAYRKLAIKYHPDQNRDDETAVAKFKEATEAYEVLSDAEKRSRYDQHGHSGVDSVHQYGDVEDIFEAFGDMFGGGMFGDLFGNRGRGGGRRRVRKGADIRCNVTLTLEEAARGVDKDISFRRRVKCETCAGVGAEPGSKPTQCGTCGGHGQVIQSAGILRVQTACPDCQGSGQKVGSPCNDCRGTGLENKKAELTVTIPAGVDDGMRVRVTGEGEASPDGGPVGDCYVFVTVKPHELFKREGSDLILQLPISYTQAALGAEIEVPTLVGPEQLRVERGTQNGDVFTLRGKGVVDPRGGRTGDLLVQVFIEVPKKLNTEQERLLRELADLDHQSVLPHRTSFLGKLKTFFDTESKPQS from the coding sequence ATGGCCGAAAAGACCTGCTACTACGAAATTCTTCGCGTTGAGCGGACCGCGCAAAAGACTGAAATTGATCGCGCATACCGCAAGCTGGCGATCAAGTATCACCCGGACCAAAACCGTGACGACGAAACGGCGGTCGCCAAGTTCAAAGAAGCGACCGAAGCGTACGAAGTACTTTCGGACGCTGAAAAGCGAAGCCGCTATGACCAGCATGGTCACTCGGGTGTCGACAGCGTTCACCAATACGGTGACGTCGAAGACATCTTCGAGGCGTTTGGCGATATGTTTGGCGGCGGCATGTTTGGTGACTTGTTTGGCAACCGCGGTCGCGGCGGCGGACGCCGACGTGTTCGTAAGGGCGCCGACATCCGTTGCAACGTGACGCTGACCTTGGAAGAAGCCGCTCGCGGAGTCGATAAGGACATTTCGTTCCGGCGCCGCGTCAAGTGTGAGACCTGTGCCGGCGTCGGTGCAGAACCGGGCAGCAAGCCGACGCAGTGCGGGACCTGTGGCGGTCACGGGCAAGTGATTCAGTCCGCCGGGATTCTACGAGTTCAAACGGCTTGCCCGGATTGCCAGGGCAGTGGCCAAAAGGTTGGGTCGCCGTGCAACGATTGCCGCGGCACAGGACTGGAAAATAAAAAGGCCGAATTGACGGTCACGATTCCAGCCGGTGTCGACGACGGGATGCGAGTTCGTGTGACGGGCGAAGGCGAAGCCAGCCCCGACGGCGGCCCCGTCGGTGACTGTTACGTGTTCGTAACGGTGAAGCCGCACGAGCTATTCAAACGCGAAGGCAGCGATCTGATTTTGCAGTTGCCGATCTCGTACACGCAAGCCGCCTTGGGGGCGGAAATTGAAGTCCCGACTTTGGTTGGCCCCGAGCAGTTGCGAGTCGAACGGGGGACTCAAAATGGTGACGTGTTCACACTTCGCGGCAAGGGTGTCGTTGATCCTCGCGGCGGTCGTACAGGCGATCTGTTGGTCCAGGTGTTTATCGAAGTGCCCAAGAAACTCAACACCGAACAAGAACGATTACTGCGCGAACTGGCGGATCTTGATCATCAGTCCGTGTTGCCGCACCGGACCAGTTTCCTCGGCAAATTGAAGACCTTTTTCGATACCGAATCAAAACCTCAATCTTAA
- the groL gene encoding chaperonin GroEL (60 kDa chaperone family; promotes refolding of misfolded polypeptides especially under stressful conditions; forms two stacked rings of heptamers to form a barrel-shaped 14mer; ends can be capped by GroES; misfolded proteins enter the barrel where they are refolded when GroES binds), with product MAKQLLFEDHARARMLAGVEKLANAVAVTMGPTGRNVIIDKSFGGPTVTKDGVTVAKEIELEDRFENMGAKLVIEVAQKTSDLAGDGTTTATVLARAIFKEGLRNIVAGSNPNAIRRGIEKAVQAATEKLVEMGRPVNSKTEVAQVGAISANNDNKIGEMLADALERVGKDGVITVEEGKSREMEVTYVDGMQFDKGYISPYFITDPGTMEANLENALVLLYEKKISNIRDLVPLLEKTAGTGQPLLIIAEDIDAEALTLLVVNKLRGTLNVCAVKAPGFGDRRKAMLGDIATLTGGTLISDDLGIQLENVTLEQLGRAKKVTVDKGNTTIVEGAAKRADVDKRVAQIRAQIEQTDSDYDKEKFQERLAKLAGGVAVVSVGAETEAEMKQTKARLEDALHATRAAVEEGILPGGGVALVRCYEAVEEAMKKAKGDEKVGVRIVLHALDAPMRQIADNGGIDGSVVVDEVRQKGLTIGYNAHTGEYTDMIKAGVIDPVKVVRTALSNAASIAGLLLTTEALVTNLEKEDKERRAPEGVVL from the coding sequence ATGGCAAAACAACTGCTATTCGAAGACCACGCTCGGGCCCGGATGTTGGCCGGTGTCGAGAAGTTGGCCAACGCTGTCGCGGTGACGATGGGACCGACCGGTCGCAACGTCATCATCGATAAATCGTTCGGCGGACCAACGGTGACCAAAGACGGTGTGACCGTTGCCAAAGAAATTGAACTTGAAGATCGATTCGAAAACATGGGCGCAAAGCTTGTGATCGAAGTCGCTCAGAAGACGTCGGACCTGGCCGGTGACGGTACCACGACCGCAACCGTTCTGGCTCGTGCGATTTTCAAAGAAGGCCTTCGAAACATCGTTGCTGGTAGCAATCCGAATGCGATTCGTCGCGGCATCGAAAAAGCTGTCCAAGCGGCGACCGAAAAGCTTGTCGAAATGGGACGCCCGGTCAACAGCAAGACCGAAGTGGCTCAAGTCGGTGCGATCTCGGCGAACAACGACAACAAGATCGGCGAAATGCTCGCTGACGCACTCGAACGCGTCGGCAAAGATGGTGTTATCACTGTCGAAGAAGGCAAGAGCCGCGAAATGGAAGTCACCTATGTCGACGGCATGCAGTTCGACAAGGGCTACATCTCGCCGTATTTCATCACCGATCCGGGCACGATGGAAGCGAACTTGGAAAACGCACTGGTTCTTCTTTACGAAAAGAAGATCAGTAACATTCGCGACCTAGTACCGTTGTTGGAAAAGACAGCCGGTACGGGCCAGCCATTGTTGATCATCGCCGAAGACATCGACGCAGAAGCGTTGACTTTGCTGGTCGTCAACAAATTGCGTGGCACGCTAAATGTTTGTGCAGTGAAAGCACCTGGTTTCGGCGATCGTCGTAAAGCAATGCTCGGTGACATCGCAACGTTGACCGGCGGTACGCTGATCAGCGACGACTTGGGTATCCAACTTGAAAATGTCACGTTGGAGCAGCTCGGTCGCGCCAAGAAGGTCACCGTCGACAAGGGGAACACGACCATTGTTGAAGGTGCTGCCAAACGTGCAGACGTCGACAAGCGAGTCGCCCAAATCCGTGCTCAAATCGAGCAAACCGACAGCGACTATGACAAGGAAAAGTTCCAAGAGCGTTTGGCCAAGTTGGCTGGCGGTGTTGCCGTCGTTAGCGTCGGTGCCGAAACCGAAGCCGAGATGAAGCAAACCAAGGCTCGCTTGGAAGACGCTTTGCACGCGACTCGCGCGGCTGTCGAAGAAGGCATTCTTCCTGGTGGTGGTGTGGCGCTGGTTCGTTGCTACGAAGCTGTCGAAGAAGCGATGAAGAAAGCGAAGGGCGACGAAAAGGTCGGCGTTCGAATCGTCTTGCACGCGTTGGACGCACCAATGCGTCAGATTGCCGATAACGGCGGCATTGACGGCAGTGTTGTGGTCGACGAAGTACGCCAAAAGGGTCTGACGATCGGTTACAACGCCCACACCGGCGAGTACACCGACATGATCAAGGCTGGCGTCATCGACCCGGTCAAGGTTGTGCGAACGGCATTGTCAAACGCAGCCAGCATCGCTGGTCTGTTGTTGACGACCGAAGCCCTGGTTACAAACCTTGAAAAGGAAGACAAAGAACGCCGCGCCCCAGAAGGCGTCGTGCTCTAA
- a CDS encoding sugar phosphate nucleotidyltransferase → MNDSCAVVLAAGKGTRMNSDLPKVLCPVVDRPMIHFVLDALEKAGIHRKIVVVGYQADLVRQALADRTDEIEFVTQSEQLGTGHAVQMCRSALEKQTGPTIVVAGDSPLIQATSLKKLLTHFDEKSPALLLGTLEKEDPTGLGRIDRDASGNFMGIVEHKDATEAQLKIKEVNMSTYLFQTPDLLESLDRLSCDNAQAEYYLTDCARLLRESGRPVEAIAVLEQCESLSINNPDELRLVDEKMRTMGYA, encoded by the coding sequence ATGAACGACTCCTGTGCCGTGGTGCTTGCCGCTGGAAAAGGCACCCGAATGAATAGCGATCTGCCCAAGGTGCTATGCCCGGTTGTCGATCGCCCAATGATCCATTTCGTACTCGATGCACTGGAAAAAGCTGGGATTCACCGGAAAATTGTGGTGGTGGGATACCAGGCCGACTTGGTCCGTCAAGCCTTGGCCGACCGGACCGACGAAATCGAGTTTGTCACCCAGTCCGAGCAATTGGGGACCGGTCACGCGGTGCAAATGTGCCGATCGGCCCTCGAGAAGCAAACCGGTCCGACAATTGTCGTGGCCGGCGATTCGCCTTTGATCCAGGCGACCAGCCTGAAAAAGCTGCTCACGCATTTTGACGAAAAATCGCCCGCTTTGCTGCTAGGCACGTTGGAAAAGGAAGATCCGACGGGGCTGGGCCGAATCGATCGTGACGCTAGCGGCAACTTCATGGGGATCGTTGAGCACAAGGACGCAACCGAGGCTCAGTTGAAGATCAAGGAAGTCAACATGAGCACTTACTTGTTCCAAACACCGGACTTGTTGGAATCGCTCGACCGGCTCAGTTGCGACAACGCTCAAGCAGAATATTACCTTACTGATTGTGCCCGCTTGCTTCGCGAGTCGGGACGGCCTGTCGAAGCGATTGCGGTGCTGGAGCAGTGCGAGTCGTTGTCGATTAACAATCCCGACGAACTTCGGTTGGTCGACGAAAAAATGCGGACGATGGGTTATGCGTGA
- a CDS encoding co-chaperone GroES, protein MAKLNLRPLDDRVVVKPEDAESTTAGGIVLPDSAQEKPQRGKIVAVGPGKLMDSGVRGELSVAVGDTVIFGKYGGSNIEVDGVELKILRESDILAKVL, encoded by the coding sequence ATGGCAAAGCTAAATCTTCGTCCTTTGGATGACCGCGTCGTTGTTAAGCCCGAAGACGCTGAATCGACCACAGCTGGCGGCATCGTGCTGCCCGACTCGGCTCAAGAGAAGCCTCAACGCGGCAAGATTGTTGCCGTTGGCCCAGGCAAACTGATGGACAGTGGTGTTCGCGGCGAGCTGTCCGTTGCCGTTGGTGACACGGTCATCTTCGGCAAGTACGGCGGCAGCAACATCGAAGTCGATGGCGTTGAATTGAAGATCCTTCGCGAAAGCGACATCTTGGCAAAAGTGCTTTAG